A single bacterium DNA region contains:
- the eno gene encoding phosphopyruvate hydratase, which yields TSEALEMRDKGERLKGKGVLKAVSNVNTKIKESLLGLNPLSQREIDSLLIKLDGSENKENLGANAILGVSMAVARASAGFLKLPLYRYIGGSNAHILPYPLLNIINGGAHANNRLDVQEFMIIPHKADTFRNAFEKAVNIYHTLKEIISKRGYSTSVGDEGGFAPDLSSTKEALNLIVEAIEKGGYKAGEEVSIGLDVAASEIYRDGIYHIDNQRLGSDELIEYYQSLIGQFPIISIEDGLSEEDWDAWEKMTEKLKNIQIVGDDIFTTNPKRLKKGIERNIANAILIKLNQIGSLTETLDTIELAKRGGYKIIISHRSGETEDSFIADLCVATQGGQIKSGAPARTERCCKYNQLLRIEEELGNSSIYGGCF from the coding sequence CACATCTGAAGCACTTGAGATGCGCGATAAAGGAGAGAGGCTTAAAGGAAAAGGCGTTCTAAAGGCTGTTTCCAATGTAAATACAAAGATTAAAGAAAGCCTTTTAGGATTAAATCCCCTATCCCAAAGGGAGATTGATTCTTTGCTCATTAAACTTGATGGAAGTGAAAACAAGGAAAACCTTGGAGCAAATGCAATCCTTGGTGTTTCTATGGCAGTGGCAAGGGCTAGTGCAGGATTCCTTAAACTCCCCCTTTATAGATACATCGGAGGTTCAAATGCCCATATCCTTCCTTATCCTCTTTTAAATATCATAAACGGTGGAGCTCATGCAAACAATAGGCTTGATGTTCAAGAATTTATGATAATTCCCCATAAGGCAGACACATTTAGAAACGCCTTTGAAAAGGCGGTAAATATATACCATACCTTAAAGGAGATAATCTCCAAAAGGGGATATTCAACCTCTGTAGGTGATGAAGGTGGATTTGCACCCGACCTATCATCAACCAAGGAGGCATTAAATTTAATTGTTGAAGCAATAGAAAAGGGAGGTTATAAAGCTGGAGAGGAGGTATCAATTGGATTGGATGTGGCAGCAAGTGAGATTTATCGGGATGGGATATATCATATTGATAATCAAAGATTAGGAAGTGATGAGCTTATAGAATATTACCAAAGCCTTATCGGGCAATTCCCCATTATTTCAATTGAGGATGGCCTTTCTGAGGAAGATTGGGATGCTTGGGAGAAAATGACAGAAAAATTAAAGAATATTCAAATTGTGGGCGATGATATATTTACCACAAACCCAAAGAGGCTTAAAAAGGGCATAGAGCGAAATATTGCTAATGCTATTCTTATAAAGCTTAATCAAATAGGAAGCCTGACAGAGACCTTAGATACAATAGAGCTTGCAAAAAGAGGGGGGTATAAGATTATAATATCACATCGGTCGGGAGAAACAGAGGATAGTTTTATTGCAGACCTTTGCGTTGCCACGCAGGGAGGACAGATAAAATCTGGAGCACCGGCAAGGACAGAGAGATGCTGTAAATACAATCAGCTTTTGCGTATTGAAGAAGAATTGGGAAATTCCAGTATTTATGGAGGATGTTTTTAA
- a CDS encoding nucleotidyltransferase domain-containing protein — translation MKTKFSTYFLDATIEDKKKKGEDLRVRLIEKVFNALNKLSIEIPFKEAYLFGSIVKQGRFMKDSDIDIGFLGLKDYNFFKAMSFISSEVGVDVDIVQLEGHRLKNKVKKEGIRWIRED, via the coding sequence ATGAAGACAAAATTTTCAACCTATTTCTTAGATGCAACCATTGAAGACAAGAAGAAGAAAGGAGAGGATTTACGGGTTCGGTTGATAGAAAAGGTTTTTAATGCGTTGAACAAATTATCTATAGAGATTCCATTTAAGGAGGCATATCTCTTTGGTTCAATAGTTAAACAAGGAAGATTTATGAAAGATTCTGATATAGACATTGGATTTTTGGGATTAAAAGACTATAATTTTTTTAAGGCAATGTCTTTTATCTCAAGTGAGGTTGGGGTAGATGTGGATATTGTTCAATTGGAAGGCCATAGGCTTAAGAATAAAGTGAAAAAGGAAGGTATAAGATGGATAAGGGAAGATTAG
- the fmt gene encoding methionyl-tRNA formyltransferase translates to MNILFLATSDFAILPLKGLFEKKHNISLITKPDKPKGRGLKIFPNPLKLIAESLGIRVFQTDDILPIISQISFDLIVVVAYGKILPKEIISNYKAINLHPSLLPKYRGASPISWALINQEEKTGVTIFWMDETMDGGDIILQREIDISEIDDYESLSLRLSEIGKDALRDVISLIEEGKAGRKKQEGIPTFAPKIKEAIELDFKEENRKIFNLIRGVPKDPGVWMRLYNERIKVLKARLSEIEGEPLKILGKKDKGLIIGCGKGSIVLDLVQKSGKRPISGYEFLCGVKGKNRDLRI, encoded by the coding sequence ATGAACATCCTTTTTTTAGCAACATCAGATTTTGCAATTTTGCCTTTAAAGGGGCTTTTTGAGAAGAAACACAATATTAGCCTAATAACAAAGCCAGATAAGCCAAAGGGAAGGGGCCTTAAAATCTTTCCAAATCCTTTAAAGCTCATCGCAGAATCTCTTGGAATAAGGGTTTTTCAAACTGATGACATTCTTCCTATTATTTCACAAATCTCTTTTGATCTAATTGTGGTTGTTGCTTATGGCAAGATATTACCAAAGGAGATAATTTCAAACTATAAGGCGATAAACCTCCATCCATCCTTGCTTCCAAAATATCGGGGAGCATCTCCAATTAGCTGGGCTTTGATAAACCAAGAGGAGAAAACTGGTGTAACCATATTCTGGATGGATGAGACAATGGATGGAGGCGATATAATTCTCCAAAGAGAAATTGATATTTCAGAAATTGATGATTATGAAAGCCTATCTTTAAGGCTTTCTGAAATAGGAAAAGATGCCCTAAGGGATGTAATTTCTTTGATTGAAGAAGGAAAGGCAGGAAGGAAAAAACAGGAGGGCATTCCCACATTTGCTCCAAAGATAAAAGAGGCTATTGAGCTTGATTTTAAAGAGGAAAATAGGAAGATTTTTAACCTTATAAGGGGTGTTCCAAAGGACCCTGGTGTTTGGATGAGACTTTATAATGAAAGGATAAAGGTATTAAAGGCAAGGCTCTCTGAGATTGAGGGAGAGCCTTTAAAAATACTGGGAAAAAAGGATAAAGGGTTAATTATAGGTTGTGGCAAAGGCTCAATTGTCCTTGATTTGGTTCAAAAAAGTGGGAAAAGGCCTATCTCTGGCTATGAGTTTCTTTGTGGAGTTAAAGGGAAAAATCGGGATTTAAGGATTTAA
- the folK gene encoding 2-amino-4-hydroxy-6-hydroxymethyldihydropteridine diphosphokinase, translated as MNEMRNGEFRMRNEKAKIPNPKVNAFLLLGSNIGDRSKNIENALSFIDKIASIIKTSRIYETEPWGYKDQPFFLNCAIKIETNLSPQNLLLKLKEIEKTIGRKRAKKYGPRIIDIDILLYGELVINEKDLVIPHKKLINRKFALVCLQEIAEDFIHPIHKKTISELLLELDKK; from the coding sequence ATGAATGAAATGCGGAATGGGGAATTTAGAATGCGGAATGAAAAAGCAAAAATCCCGAATCCCAAAGTCAATGCGTTTCTTCTTTTGGGTTCAAATATTGGAGATAGGTCTAAAAATATTGAAAATGCCCTATCCTTTATTGATAAAATAGCATCCATAATTAAAACATCAAGAATTTATGAGACAGAACCCTGGGGATATAAAGACCAACCATTTTTTTTAAATTGTGCGATAAAGATTGAGACAAACCTTTCACCCCAAAATCTTCTTTTAAAGCTTAAAGAAATTGAGAAAACGATAGGAAGAAAAAGGGCAAAAAAATATGGCCCAAGGATAATCGATATTGACATCCTCCTCTATGGAGAGCTTGTAATTAACGAGAAAGACCTTGTTATTCCTCATAAGAAGCTTATAAATAGAAAATTTGCCCTTGTTTGTCTTCAAGAAATAGCAGAGGATTTTATTCATCCCATACATAAGAAGACAATTTCTGAGCTTCTTTTAGAGCTTGATAAAAAATGA
- the ispE gene encoding 4-(cytidine 5'-diphospho)-2-C-methyl-D-erythritol kinase encodes MEVESPAKINLSLVVEGKRNDGFHNIKTIFQTISLFDKIKIFPAPALSVFCPPILEKENLVHKAALSLLEYTGGKKGAKIVIKKHIPISAGMGGGSSNCAECLLALNRFWGLSLSLDELKKIGERLGADVCFFLEKGTCLGEGKGEKLIKLPLIPDCFFLLVVFPFKVSTREVYQEWGMGSGECGVRSAECGIEKMILAIKNGDIFGIAKNLHNCLESVTIRKYPEIGKMKEYLIKGGALNALMSGSGPTLFGIFNKRKDAERVRKALLYLRIKAKVVKPI; translated from the coding sequence GTGGAAGTAGAATCCCCTGCCAAGATAAACCTTTCTTTAGTAGTAGAAGGAAAAAGAAATGATGGCTTCCATAATATAAAAACAATATTCCAGACAATAAGTCTCTTCGACAAGATAAAGATATTTCCAGCCCCTGCATTAAGTGTTTTTTGCCCTCCTATTTTAGAAAAAGAAAATCTTGTCCATAAAGCAGCCCTTTCTTTACTTGAATATACAGGTGGCAAAAAGGGGGCAAAAATTGTAATTAAAAAGCATATTCCCATATCTGCTGGCATGGGTGGAGGTTCATCAAATTGTGCAGAATGCCTCCTTGCTTTAAATAGATTTTGGGGGCTTTCCCTCTCTTTAGATGAATTAAAAAAAATAGGGGAAAGGCTTGGAGCCGATGTTTGCTTTTTCCTTGAGAAGGGAACATGTTTAGGAGAAGGAAAGGGAGAAAAACTTATAAAGCTTCCCTTAATCCCGGATTGTTTTTTTCTCCTTGTTGTTTTTCCATTTAAGGTATCCACAAGGGAGGTATATCAAGAATGGGGAATGGGGAGTGGGGAGTGCGGAGTGCGGAGTGCGGAATGCGGAATAGAGAAGATGATTTTGGCAATAAAAAATGGGGATATTTTTGGGATTGCAAAGAATTTACATAATTGTCTTGAATCTGTAACCATAAGAAAATATCCAGAGATTGGAAAAATGAAGGAATATCTTATAAAAGGGGGTGCCTTAAATGCCTTGATGTCAGGTTCAGGCCCTACATTATTTGGGATTTTTAACAAAAGAAAGGATGCAGAAAGGGTAAGAAAAGCCCTGCTTTATCTTAGGATAAAGGCAAAGGTTGTAAAACCGATATGA
- a CDS encoding S1 RNA-binding domain-containing protein, giving the protein MENDIIKRAIREVETKIGKESDKAKKEKLEKALFYEKNFPKINPGIVTKGVVVGKSNEGILISIGLKEEGIIPFNELSLKEFKSPDDIVQIGDEIEVIVLSNNNGNFILSKKRADLKKALDRIQNAFSKDEVISGMISSQVKGGLVVDLGIPGFIPISHIKKEPVRNLESYVGKEVRLKILEFDRKKKDVVLSLRKVEEDEKRKRRERLINELENGKIVSGKVVKLTDFGAFVDIGGIQGLIPLSELSYRNIKHPKDVLKKSEVVPLVVIKVDKENHRVSLSLKDALPSPWETIRNRLDIGSVVSGRVSKITPNYAFVTIDDVEGFLPKREMDKEALSEGQEIEVRVIELNPEKQKMTLSLKGIKEDNQVERFLRSQRKGGFTLSEILESKQNKKMQRSKRNKWK; this is encoded by the coding sequence AAAAAAGAAAAACTAGAAAAGGCATTGTTCTATGAAAAGAATTTTCCAAAGATAAATCCAGGAATTGTTACAAAAGGGGTCGTGGTTGGAAAAAGCAATGAGGGCATCCTTATTTCTATTGGGCTAAAAGAGGAGGGAATAATTCCATTTAATGAATTATCTTTAAAGGAGTTTAAAAGCCCTGATGATATTGTCCAAATAGGGGATGAAATAGAGGTAATTGTTTTATCCAATAATAATGGAAATTTTATCCTTTCAAAAAAGAGGGCAGACCTTAAAAAGGCCTTAGATAGAATTCAAAATGCGTTTTCTAAGGATGAGGTTATTTCTGGGATGATTTCTTCTCAAGTAAAGGGGGGATTGGTAGTTGACCTTGGTATCCCTGGATTTATTCCCATTTCCCATATAAAGAAAGAACCTGTAAGGAATCTTGAATCATATGTTGGGAAAGAGGTTAGACTTAAGATTCTTGAATTTGATAGGAAAAAAAAGGATGTCGTCCTTTCTTTGAGAAAGGTAGAGGAGGATGAGAAAAGGAAAAGGAGGGAAAGGCTTATCAATGAGTTGGAAAATGGGAAAATTGTTTCTGGAAAGGTTGTAAAGCTTACAGATTTTGGTGCTTTTGTTGATATTGGAGGGATTCAGGGCCTTATCCCTCTCTCTGAGCTTTCCTACAGAAATATAAAGCACCCCAAAGATGTTTTAAAGAAAAGTGAAGTAGTTCCTCTTGTTGTGATAAAGGTTGATAAAGAAAATCACAGGGTTTCATTAAGCCTTAAGGATGCACTCCCTTCACCCTGGGAGACCATAAGGAATAGATTAGATATTGGTTCTGTAGTTTCTGGAAGGGTATCAAAGATAACACCAAACTATGCCTTTGTAACCATTGATGATGTTGAGGGATTTCTTCCAAAGAGGGAGATGGATAAGGAGGCATTAAGTGAAGGTCAGGAGATAGAGGTAAGGGTAATAGAGCTTAATCCAGAAAAACAAAAGATGACATTGAGCTTAAAAGGCATAAAAGAAGATAACCAGGTAGAAAGATTCCTTAGAAGCCAAAGAAAGGGTGGATTTACACTTTCTGAGATTTTAGAGAGCAAGCAAAACAAAAAAATGCAAAGATCAAAACGCAATAAGTGGAAGTAG